DNA from Brassica napus cultivar Da-Ae chromosome C4, Da-Ae, whole genome shotgun sequence:
AGATTTTAATATTTCGGAAAGTAATAATATTCACAGtttgtataaaattttgaatatttatttagtcATAGTAGATCTTCATCTCTCCAGAGATTTGTGACCTATAAATCCATAATGTATATAGCAGATTATCTGTTTGGAATAATTAACGGATACTAAAACTTTGTTGAAGATTATTGGCCAAATATGCAATCTGAAACTCAGAattcaaacattaaaaattgcaaaaaatgtattaaaaaattattattattttttttaacttgttttACTACATAAAAAATCAGTTACATATAAAATCATCATAGCAAACGATTCTTTAAGATAGTGGCTCGAAGTCCATGAGTTCTGATATTGATTTTAGCTTCCATACGACTGTTTCGTAGTTTTTGCTCCCGCTGTTTCCGCCACTGTTAGCCGTCACTATAAGCTTGTAATATTTCAAATTGGAGGCTATTTGAATATCACCGCTAACAACCGTCACAAACTTCAATTGAATTTTGTTTAATCTGGCGTACTCTGAGACCGCAAATTCACCAATCTTTATAACGTAAGGGTCCTTAACATCTTTGATGGGAATCCATTGATCTTCGAGAGGCGTCAATCCAAACACGTGAACAGAGAGGAGAATAAGAGAGAAGAGAACAAAAAAGATTGACTTATTCATTTGGCTGCGTATTTAACCGTTATTATTTCTGTGTATTTTCTTTATCAACTCAAACTATGgtagaagaaaatgaaaagacTTCGAGGACTCTTATAGTGCTTTGAGATTCATGCACATTATTGATTTCTGAAATTTGGCAGACAAATTCTTATTTGATTCACAAAATAAAAGGAAGGTAAGTTGTTATTTGACCAAATCAAAAATGAGATAGATTATTATTTGATACCACAAAACAAATTAGGAagcaaattattatttaacatCTTTGATGGGATTCCATTGATCTCAATGCAAGAGGAAAGAAAACTAAAGAGATGAGGGCTCTTACCGTGCCTTAGATATGTCATGCACATTAttgatttctaaaatttgaTAGAAAAATTATCACCCTCCGTTTAAAAAAGATTCatgttttagagaaaaaatggtttcaaaagacatatttttatattttcaatgcaattttggtcaattaataataaaaaattgtaaatttcaaaaacatgaattacaatttttttaaaaaaaattattggtttaaaaatatagaaaatataaaattacaaaaaactattcATTTATAACTacgttttaatatatttattaaaaaatgtgaaaattctaaaacatttattattttgaaacggatggaatatttgatacataaaataaaaggaaGGCAAGTTGGCCCACAAAACAAATTAGGAATCAAATTATTatttgacaaaaacaaaaatggacGTAAATTATTATTTGACACACAAAAGAGGTAATTTTATGGCaaattattatttgataaaaacacaagtgaagcatatatatatatacatatatattttaacttgaAGGTATTTCGAGTCTATCAAAAGATTAActatttttcaaagaaaaatgtaAGATACAGATGGTCCTTTCTCCGAATATTCAAAGAAAAATGTAAGATACAGATGGTCCTTTCTCCGAATATTCAAATAAGTCATAAATAATCAACGGTTTATCTGTTCGGAATAATTAACGGATACTAAACCTTTGTTGACGATTGTTGGCCAAATATGCAATTTGAGAATcagaatttaaaaattacaaattgcaaagaaaaatataaaaaaaaattcattttttatttgttttaatttttttacttcatAAAAAAATCAGCTACATATAAAATCATCATATCAAACGATTCTTTAAGATAGTGGCTCGAAGTCCATGAGTTCCGATATTGATTTTAGCTTCCATACGACTGTTTCGTAGTTTTTGCTCGCGCTGTTTCCCCCATCGTTAGCCGTCACTATAAGCTTGTAATATTTCAAATTGGAGGCTATTTGAATATCACCGCTAACAACTGTCACAAACTTCAATTGAAGTTTGTTTAATCTGGCGTACTCTGAGACTGCAAATTCACCAATCTCTATAATGTAAGGGTCCTTAACATCTTTGATGAGAATCCATTGATCTTCGAGAGGCGTCAATCCAAACACGTGAACAGAGAGGATAATAAGAgagaagagaacaaaaaaaattgacttaTTCATTTGGCTGTGTATTTAACCattattatttatgtgtattttcttTATCAACTCAAACTATGgtagaagaaaatgaaaagacTTAGAAGACTCTTATAGTGCTTTGAGATTCATGCACATTATTGATTTCGGAAATTTGGCAAACAAATTCTTATTTGATTCACAAAATAAAAGGTAGGCAAGTTGTtatttgacaaaataaaaaatgagatAGATTATTATTTGATACCACAAAACAAATTAGGAagcaaattattatttaatatcttTGATGGGATTCCATTGATCTTCGAGAGACGTCAATGCAAGaggaaagaaaactaaaaagatGAGGGCTCTTACCGTGCCTTAGATATGTCATGCACATTAttgatttctaaaatttgaTAGACAAATTATCACCCTCTGTTTAAAAAAGATTCATGttctagagaaaaaaattatttcaaaaacatatattttttatattttcaatgcaaattttgtcaattaataatgaaaaattgtgaaTTTCAAAAACTtgaattacaattttttttataaaaatttattggtttaaaaatataggaaatataaaattacaaaaaactatgcatttataatatatttattaaaaaatatgaaaattctaaaacgtttattattttgaaacagatgGAATATTTGATACATAGAATAAAAGGAAGTCAAGTGGCCCACAAAATAAATTAGGAATCAAATTATTatttgacaaaaacaaaaatggaggtaaattattatttaacacACAAAAGAGATAATTTTACGGCaaattattatttgataaaaacacaagtgaaacatatatatacatatatattttaacttgaAGGTATTCCGAATCTATCAAAAGATTTAGActatttttcaaagaaaaatgtaAGCTACAGATGGCATTTTTCTCCGAATATTCAAATAAGTCATAAATAATGAATTCATATTTGCAAGGCCACATGATGGAATGTAGCAGAGTGCTTTCGGAACCGGATTAAGCAAATCAACGTccgtttattttattatttgatccACGGAAAAATGCAATTTATTATTTGATCCGTAAATCATTGAGATAAGTTACTGGGAAATTATGGAAATGTGTTcaaattgattttgattttgattttgattttctaATTACAATAATgcaaatattttcattattatttaaaatatttttataaactacATACACGGTAATTAAGAAACCTATCATACCATAATGAAGAGATGTGACAACTTATTAACTTAGGGCCATTAAAAAGATGTATAGTTCTGTCCACTTTCTTGTTATAGTGATTCAGTTTTCTTGGACGGTTCATGGAGAAGTTTGTTGCAATAATCaaaattagtttctttttataatGAATTACTTGTACAATGTTTTTTTGaagtgaataaaatttaaaattctttcaaaacaaaagaataactatagtataaaatttataaattaataatattgagattattataatttattaatttgtagatatatttttaataaaaaatgttgttttaatatatattttatgtatttatatttaaaaataaagaaactcaTTTCacaatatttttactttttttgttggCCGACACAACATTTTTACTTTTAGGTATATAAAATTTCAATTgaacataagttttttttataaaatttaaatataataaatcaatactattaaaacaggaacCTAACCAATTGATAGAAGTTATGTCCGCCTTAAAATATAACTGCATTATCTAAATATATCATGAAGTGGTAACCACTTCGATAACCACCTTCTAGTTCTACATATGAAACGTGGAATCGTCAAACCACCTTCGATTATCTAAATGTTTATGAAATAGGAAACTTTAATAATCTCGAGTTTGGTTGAATCTATGTTAAAAATcgatttattttagttaaatatattgaaaaagcATAGAATTGAgtaaaatatgatgaaaatgagTGAAATCAATGAGAAAACAGGAGGCCGTCGACTTAAGTTTCAGAGAAACACTAGGTTAACAGGAAGGAGATGAAAGGGAAAGTACGGTTTTATCCctcatttaaataaaaaaagcagACGAAAAGTACATAGACTGGGTTCGAACTCGGGTACCAACAAGTTTATAACCACTCTTTTACCACCTGAGATAAAGTATTTCATCGTATAAAGTATGAAAATAATTCAGTAAATTCAATACAATTATCAAAATCCCTTACTAATaactttaaaaactattatacacaaacatataaattaaatttctttcccatataaaaaaatttcaaaaaaaattacatacttacagaaaccaaaaaaaaaaaaaaaagttacaaaccAACGTTATACCTGCGGATCAAGATCTAGAAcatacaaatatgattacaaagaaacGGGTATACATGCATATGATTATAAAGAACTAAGCCTACACCAGatcaacttttaaattgctatcattttataaaatagattttgattaagatttatataaaaactacgattacaaataaaaatacaaatatgaaaattaaatctcttaaaaaaaaattaaaacaaaaagtatACCCGccatttaatctttaatatagtaaatatatattttgtggcagtgttttagtttaaataattgatttaccgtattttaaataaatatctttgtatttaaaataattaagaattaTGATCcatgtaaaattattttttgggtCAGCCACTGGAAGTAATACTCTTTGCTTATTGCTGATAAACATGGGCTCTACGCATCGGTATAGTTCTTGAGTTTGAAGCATGGTGGATGATGCTCGAAGTATAGTTCTTCTTGAGCCCATTTATAGGAGGAATCATGAATCTTTCAGACAAGTTTgtaaatgcaaaaataaaagatgGTTAATATATAAAGGATGACTCTTTCAGACACGTATCTTGATATTGAGCAAAAGTTAACAGCTTTTTGTCCTAGCTTATCAATCTAACCGGAGACTAGAACAAGAACTGACGAAGTTTCTTAAGTAGATCGAGAACTTGGCCCAGCAAGATGTTCAAACATTTAAGacgcaacaacaacaaacaacaaaccGGAAACTCAAACTGTCTTAGAAACATCTAAGTAGTTAAAGAacgtcttcttcttttcttaaaaAAGAAAGCCTAAAAATCACTTCCTTGGTATGCGAGCAAATACGGAAATGATGGAGAAATTCTGGAGAGATTAAGCACCGTCTTGATCGGTGACAATATCAATGACGTCGCCTTCTTTCATCTTCAACTGTGAGAAAAAATCaggaaaatattaaataacagtaattaaataggtaaaaaaattagaaagtaaTAGAAATGGGAACAGAgtgaggtaaaaaaaaaaaagagaagaagaacctgAGCAGGAGTGCTTCGTGGTTTGAGCTGTTTTTTGCCGAAGATGAATCTGACAGTGCCTTCATCTAAGTTCCTCTTGGTGCAGTAAGCTTGCATTAGTTTATTCAGATGTGTACCATAACCAAGCTTGTAAACATCCTCTTCTCCACCCTGTTAAGATAAAATGTACATTTccattttctttttagtttgtAACCCTTTCTTAAtgaaatcttcaaaaaaatatttgtataggAGAAAAAGCAAAGATGagaattcttttttctttctaggaaatttttcaaaatggagcaaaaaaaaaaacaagaaaaatttgGTACAGTTAGTGGAAAAAAATGAAAGGGTCAGAGGCAAAAACTTGCAAAAGACTATCTTTGGAAAgataaagaacaaaaacaatatattatcaGACCAGCAACGAAAAAGCTTGAAGAtgcacagagagagagagagaagagaaggagaCCTGTTGGGTCTTGACCTTAACAGTAATCTTCTTCTGGGGTTTAGGAGATCGAGACTTCTTTGAGGCACATGAAACAGAGATCGTTGTTGAGGAACTCACCATTGTTCAGACAAAAAAACTTTTACAAAAAAGGATGACTTTTGCAAGTTAATGCAACTCTACTACTTTCAGAAGCTCTTTAGAAGAGTATCTAGTGACTAGTTGGCAGGGGGAACAGATGAAAGTTGATGACCTTCGGACATTATTGGACAATCCTCGTCAAAGACTACTATTGGTCTAATTTCGTTTTTACCCTTGGTTTCTGTTTTGTTGTCATTGAATCATCACATCACGCATGACACAACCCAACAAAACGTTGAAACTTGTAGGACTCAGACGAAAATGTTTATTAGAGCAACCACATCCCTGGGACATTTACGCAAGTCCtaagattttttaattaatatttgtaggtTAGGACTTTCTTGTGtaacttttatgaaatttgCGATTATTGGTAGGACTTTAGGTTGGTCCTtaggttaattattttattttaaataagcagaattataaaatataagaaaaatcatataagtagttTAAAATTGGATaactaataagaaaaacaaatttatttatttaataaaaaattagaaacattttattacattccatttattaaaaaaaaagacttatcTAAAAGCAAACacacattttattcatttaaaagaaattaaaatattacatattattattttgaaaatgtccgAATTTATCCCATATATGTTCAATCAAATCCTTTTTAATTGTTGATGGGTATGTCAATCCCGAACTTCTTTCCGACGACCAATTGCATTTCCGGCCTTTGTAGGCCTTTTTACGGTAAAAGTAAACTCCTCATCTTGAAATTCCTCAATAGTGTCTGAATCTCGTTCATCTtcaacaatcatattatggagtatgatacatgcctTCATAATATTTCCTATTTTTTCTTTGTCCCATAACTTAGATGAATTTTTGACAACTGCAAATCTTGCTTGTAGGACTCCGAAGGCACGCTCAACATCTTTTCGAACTGATTCTTGGTATGTAGCAAACAATGACTGCTTTTCGGTTTGTGGTAGTCGGATTGACTGAATAAAAGTCGCTCATTTCGGATATATACCATCTGTTAGGTAATATGCGAGATGGTACTCCGTTCCGTTGACATAATAGTTAACTTGTGGGGCGACTCCgttaataatgtcatcaaaaacaggtgatcgatcaagaatattaagatcgttcatagtacctggagctccaaaaaaAGCGTGCCAAATCCAGAGGTCTTTTGAAGCAACAACCTCCAACACAATTGTTGGTTTTCCGGTTCCCcgtgaatacattcctttccaagcggtgggacaattcttccactcccaatgcatacagtcgatgcttccaatcATTCCCGGGAATCCACGGTCATCTCCAGTATGTAGTAGTCTTTCCAGATCCTCCGGTGTGGGATGTCGTAGGTATTCATCGCCAAACAAGGTGATAATTCCGGCGGTAAAATTGTGCAAACATTTTCCCGTTGTTTCAGCAAGACGGATATATTCGTCTTGCTGATCGGCCGCACCACCGTATGCCAATTGGCGAATAGCTGCAGTACATTTTTGCAGAGGTGAGAGACTTGTCCGTCCGGTTGCATCTTATGTTAGTCAAAAATACGGTATTTCTGTAGAGAGACGATGCACAATACCCATGAACAAAGATTTGTTCATTCTAAACCGGCGCCGGAATAAACGGGTTGAATATGTTGGATTCTCGGAAAAATAATCAATCCAAAGCCTTCTATGCCCTTCTTCTCGGTCTCTCTCtataaaaattcttttttttctctcttttggttCTGGAAAAGGATCATTAAATCCTAAAAACTCAGCAGCCATTGAAtcaaattcatcatcatcactctcATTGTGGTAATGATAATGCGAAGATGAAGCCATTCCAATGTTTTAAAAGATGAGAAGAAACTGTCAAAGAGAGGAGAAGTTGTGAAAATTTTTGTGTAACAATGTCTTATATTTATAGAAGTGTGTCTACCTTGTGATACTAGACTTTGTACGACAAGTGAGGAGATGTATTTTGGAAAGTTTGTCACGAGAAGTGTATCTTGTGAATGTGTCTTCCAAAATTATTAGCATCTTGTGAagtgtattttggatatatGGTCAGGAGAAGTGTATCTTGTGATACTAGTCTTTTATGCTGTCGTGTTAGTAGCCTCTTGTCttgttatgtaaaattattaacatCTCGTGGTTGTTACAAAATATTACACAagtcattaaaaaatattgcacAAGTCATTACAAGTCTCCATAATTCATTAAACAACATAACATTTCCGAGAGAGATAAGACCATATCCTAGTCTCCAAAATCATTAAACTGCATTACATATCCTAATACAAAGATCGCGAATCACTTAAAACAAATCACCACACCTAAGAAAACTAACACAGTGATCAGTAGGCCAACAAATAGTTCAAAACCAATGAGGTAACTTGATCTCTTCTTTCCTAACTCACAGACAAGGTTCTCAAGCCTAACCAATTTCTGCTCAGTCTCAAAGTCACTAAACAAGGTTAGATTGTCTACCTTTTCATTGAGTTGAAGTACATGTCTATCTCTTgccctcatctcctccatcatgGCGACATCCCACCACTTCCATACATGGCATTCTCCATCGTCAGCTTGGTCACAAGTGAAGTAAAGTCTTCCTCTATCGTTAAGAGTCTTCGAAGTTGCTAGTTTTGGAGCGCCACCACAGTAGCAGGTCTGCGGAAATCCGAACTCAACTTCGGGTTGAGGTGGGTATTGAGGCGGCTCTTGGTCCCGACGGATGAGCTCTTCTTGGTCCTGACGGATGAGCTCTTCTGTAGAGCTGTATCCACAGTCTGATGAATCCCCACAATAATCCTCTGAAAAAGATGGCTGGCTGTAGCTATATCGTCCCATTTCCTGAAATAAACACaccaaattttaattaaaacagaAACTTTGATTCATGGtaaaacagaaataaacacaGCAAATTTTAATTCATTAGATAGAAGGATACATCGTACTCACATAGAAAACAGAGACATTTAGACTTATTTCTAGCAAAGAAACATGGAAACATTTGattcaaagaaacaaagaaacatgGGAGCTTAGATCTTAACAAGCTAATCCTTAGAAATACAGCGCCAATAGCTTATTCTTGACAACTTCTTCAGCCTCAGTAAGTGGTTGATTCTTGGCTAGAAGTATGTCAAGAATCGCAAGCTTTGTTAGTCTCTCCTTCATCAAGAGATCATCCTTCTTCATCTCCCAAACGGTCTGACACTCCTCCATAGACCTCACTGGCGCGGTATTCTTCCTTTTAGCTTTCGCCGCCTTAATACCTTCAGGACGGACCTCAGGATCACCTACGGGGCAGCTTGAAGCTTGGGAGCATGTCTCTTTTCGCTTTGAATTCCCACTAGGCTTAGGAGTGTTAAG
Protein-coding regions in this window:
- the LOC106428591 gene encoding small ubiquitin-related modifier 5, whose protein sequence is MVSSSTTISVSCASKKSRSPKPQKKITVKVKTQQGGEEDVYKLGYGTHLNKLMQAYCTKRNLDEGTVRFIFGKKQLKPRSTPAQLKMKEGDVIDIVTDQDVTNLSERFMIPPINGLKKNYTSSIIHHASNSRTIPMRRAHVYQQ